Proteins encoded in a region of the Mycoplasma feriruminatoris genome:
- a CDS encoding BspA family leucine-rich repeat surface protein, with protein MAIKKTNIKITSKNKKEQNDKKKKKKYLIVLAGLLLGTSLITATAVGINKNRRRVVRKDDRNRNTVINLENTININSRFLPIFYTEDKTNILKHINTKINKQKAYKNIKLSLDDVDLVLLKDTNSVKVVAKLEQSKYEGQIEIRFARTNIDQLFNSKDKYLGKFDSVDHDQIINKIIELNKDSLKDINFKDHFELDIKNNIVTIKSKPDSDFYKGQITGYKFEIRKKLEEVINTNEINNYEFDLQPDEQKIIDLIKEKNPELKDIDFKDNFNIQITKDKIIITPNNDNYSNKLELDYKVKPEPEKNQDEVLDKQDQTELKEIGYFKNNYGQWQIKPIPSHVKKVPSKLPGFITNLKGAFQNNVNKEILGLEQWDTSNVTNMIDMFKDATNFNQDISNFDTSRVVDMGRMFSGASSFNQDLSHFKTSRVQNMGELFKNAKAFNQDISNWDTSRVTDMNSMFNGASLFNQNLSEWNVNRVSYVRDFNTNSHSEFNNKKIPKKFVK; from the coding sequence ATGGCTATAAAGAAAACTAACATTAAAATTACAAGTAAAAATAAAAAAGAACAAAATGATAAAAAGAAAAAGAAAAAATATTTAATTGTGTTGGCCGGTTTATTACTTGGAACTAGCTTAATAACAGCTACTGCTGTTGGTATTAATAAAAACAGAAGAAGAGTAGTTAGAAAGGATGATAGAAATAGAAACACTGTTATTAATTTAGAAAATACAATTAATATTAATTCTCGATTTTTACCAATTTTCTATACTGAAGATAAAACAAATATTTTAAAACACATCAATACTAAGATTAATAAGCAAAAAGCTTATAAAAATATAAAACTTAGTTTAGATGATGTTGACTTAGTATTATTAAAAGATACTAATAGTGTTAAAGTTGTTGCAAAATTAGAACAAAGCAAATATGAAGGACAAATTGAAATCAGATTTGCAAGAACTAATATTGATCAATTATTTAATTCAAAAGATAAATATCTAGGTAAATTTGATAGTGTTGATCACGATCAAATTATTAATAAAATTATCGAATTAAATAAAGATAGTTTAAAAGATATTAATTTTAAAGATCATTTTGAATTAGATATTAAAAATAACATTGTAACAATTAAATCAAAACCTGATTCAGATTTTTATAAGGGACAAATTACAGGTTATAAATTTGAAATTAGAAAAAAACTTGAAGAAGTGATTAACACTAATGAAATTAATAATTATGAGTTTGATCTACAACCAGATGAACAAAAAATTATTGATTTAATTAAAGAAAAAAATCCTGAATTAAAAGACATAGATTTTAAAGACAATTTTAATATCCAAATAACAAAAGATAAGATTATCATTACTCCAAATAATGATAATTATTCAAATAAATTAGAACTAGATTATAAAGTTAAACCAGAACCTGAAAAAAATCAAGATGAAGTTTTAGATAAACAAGATCAAACTGAACTTAAAGAAATTGGTTATTTTAAAAATAATTATGGTCAATGACAAATTAAACCAATTCCAAGTCATGTTAAAAAAGTTCCTTCAAAATTACCTGGTTTTATTACTAATTTAAAAGGTGCATTTCAAAATAATGTTAATAAAGAAATTTTAGGATTAGAACAATGAGATACTTCTAATGTTACAAATATGATTGATATGTTTAAAGATGCAACTAACTTTAATCAGGATATTTCTAATTTTGATACTTCTAGAGTTGTTGATATGGGTAGAATGTTTTCAGGAGCTAGTTCATTTAATCAGGACTTATCTCACTTTAAAACTTCAAGAGTTCAAAATATGGGTGAGTTATTTAAAAATGCCAAAGCATTTAATCAAGACATTTCAAATTGAGATACTTCAAGAGTAACTGATATGAATAGTATGTTTAATGGTGCTAGTTTATTTAATCAGAATTTATCAGAATGAAATGTAAATAGAGTTAGTTATGTAAGAGACTTTAATACTAACTCTCATTCAGAATTTAACAATAAAAAAATCCCTAAAAAATTTGTTAAATAG
- a CDS encoding Fic family protein: protein MVIIIKDNNYLIPIDLDNPLDLINVDLLDLIDQKIQIIKSLKPLSDELKQKIFNEFLEEYVYNTNAIENSPLTLEQTKLVLNNDVVLDNIDYEFYLDAIGNKQAFLYMNELLNDNLEIDLKTIKHLHYFVLQSNKMNAGIFRKLPVSILNASHQPVQPYLIEPKLEQLLEQYFNSSDHIIKKIAKFHLEFESIHPFIDGNGRTGRLLINYQLIKNGYYPIDIKFVNRDLYYQAFDDYHKKNDLTTMTNLIANYELLRLNFYIRILKENSL from the coding sequence TTGGTTATCATTATTAAAGATAATAATTATTTAATTCCAATTGATTTAGATAATCCATTAGATTTAATTAATGTTGATTTATTAGATTTAATTGATCAAAAAATCCAAATTATTAAGTCTTTAAAACCATTAAGTGATGAATTAAAACAAAAGATATTTAATGAGTTTTTAGAAGAATATGTTTATAATACTAATGCTATTGAAAATAGTCCTTTAACTTTAGAACAAACAAAACTAGTTTTAAATAATGATGTAGTTTTAGATAATATTGATTATGAATTTTATTTAGATGCCATTGGAAATAAACAAGCATTTTTATATATGAATGAATTATTAAATGATAATTTAGAAATAGATTTAAAAACTATTAAACATTTACATTATTTTGTTTTACAAAGTAATAAAATGAATGCTGGAATTTTTAGAAAACTACCAGTAAGTATTTTAAATGCTTCTCATCAACCAGTTCAACCTTATTTAATTGAACCTAAATTAGAACAATTATTAGAACAATATTTTAATTCTAGTGATCATATTATTAAAAAGATTGCTAAGTTTCATTTAGAGTTTGAATCAATTCACCCTTTTATTGATGGAAACGGAAGAACAGGTAGACTTTTAATTAATTATCAGTTAATTAAAAATGGTTATTATCCTATTGATATTAAGTTTGTAAATAGAGATTTATATTATCAAGCTTTTGATGATTATCATAAGAAAAATGATCTAACTACTATGACTAATTTAATTGCTAATTACGAGTTATTAAGATTAAATTTTTATATAAGAATTTTAAAAGAAAATAGTTTATAG
- a CDS encoding DUF2130 domain-containing protein codes for MSNIKFRIIDKYKIELLEDANKGNIIDLSDAYQIDLSIITDQINKQKDLIYLEKLKKEKDNWELEKTNQLEKIKSDLKDEYNQKNIESTILISQLQTTNKSLSEKLENIKKDFQKDLDNNKKIWETNSDKKIQEIKNELLEKNKKDFEQLISQKIKLESDIKSLKDQLNSQKQLIELQLENKYNKLLNEQKTDLENQIKQLENNLTQNKHELDNINLKHKNELNELTNTKDNKINELVKDLEFIKREKLTKNIKLIGEELENYCLNQFNQASTFAFKTSTLIKDNMIVKNEDELKGTKGDFIFKVYAEEEKQNLLLSVMCEMKSEQLNSHNKKKNSDHYKKLDDDRNKKNLDYALLVSELESDSNDSLIYRVNEYKDMFVIRPMYFISFLGVLETIALKYKDLKLNRLQQEIMFKEKQDILDEFEEFKNNLLDNALKHIDTKVNEINKSAETIKKEANKILEATELVINKHLNTVKNKINGFKIEKVLKD; via the coding sequence ATGTCTAATATAAAATTTAGAATTATTGATAAATATAAGATTGAATTATTAGAAGATGCTAATAAAGGAAATATTATAGATTTATCAGATGCTTATCAAATAGATTTATCTATTATTACTGATCAAATTAATAAACAAAAAGATTTAATTTATTTAGAAAAACTAAAAAAAGAAAAAGACAACTGAGAGTTAGAAAAAACTAATCAATTAGAAAAGATTAAAAGTGATTTAAAAGATGAATATAATCAAAAAAATATAGAATCAACTATTTTAATTTCACAACTTCAAACTACTAACAAGTCTCTTAGTGAAAAACTAGAAAATATTAAAAAAGATTTTCAAAAAGATCTAGACAATAACAAAAAAATATGAGAGACTAATAGCGATAAAAAAATACAAGAAATTAAAAATGAACTTTTAGAAAAAAATAAAAAAGATTTTGAACAACTTATAAGCCAAAAAATTAAATTAGAATCAGATATTAAATCATTAAAAGATCAATTAAATAGTCAAAAACAATTAATAGAATTACAATTAGAAAACAAATATAATAAATTATTAAATGAACAAAAAACTGATTTAGAAAATCAAATAAAACAATTAGAAAATAATTTAACTCAAAACAAACACGAATTAGATAATATAAACTTAAAACATAAAAACGAACTTAATGAATTAACAAATACAAAAGATAATAAAATTAATGAACTTGTAAAAGATTTAGAATTTATTAAAAGAGAAAAACTAACTAAAAATATTAAATTAATTGGTGAAGAATTAGAAAACTATTGTTTAAATCAATTTAATCAAGCATCAACTTTTGCTTTTAAAACATCAACTTTAATAAAAGATAACATGATTGTTAAAAATGAAGATGAATTAAAAGGAACTAAAGGTGATTTTATTTTTAAAGTTTATGCTGAAGAAGAAAAGCAAAATTTATTATTAAGTGTAATGTGTGAAATGAAATCAGAACAATTAAATTCACACAATAAAAAGAAAAATAGTGATCATTATAAAAAACTAGATGATGATAGAAATAAAAAGAATTTAGATTATGCTTTATTAGTTAGTGAATTAGAATCTGATAGTAATGATAGTTTAATTTATAGAGTTAATGAATATAAAGATATGTTTGTAATAAGACCTATGTATTTTATTAGTTTTTTAGGTGTATTAGAAACTATTGCATTAAAGTATAAAGATTTAAAATTAAACAGATTACAACAAGAAATTATGTTTAAAGAAAAACAAGATATTTTAGATGAATTTGAAGAATTTAAAAATAACTTATTAGATAATGCTTTAAAACATATTGATACTAAAGTTAATGAAATTAATAAATCAGCTGAAACTATTAAAAAAGAAGCTAATAAGATTTTAGAAGCAACTGAACTAGTAATAAATAAACACTTAAACACAGTTAAAAACAAAATTAATGGATTTAAAATTGAAAAAGTTTTAAAAGATTAG
- a CDS encoding MATE family efflux transporter, whose protein sequence is MSAIVSEKQQRARKLFGQTPISKAIWIVAIPSLLASLMVGLYSFIDQIFILQFVPKYSNVFGNTSSEIVKYLDLSLHNLTTSDIFKSYNEMLEAYNQQASILNASKLTVINSNTIVSISTASFAPLTIFSNAIVYLVPVGSSIYYTKCIGKKLEKTGKNLWATMFWVCIMLSIFSSFLSFIAIWSGLIDKIAGITQIDINIANSANVDALRLQDFYNAAHKLSVQWAKQYVYIYASATILNSLTLYLSYFIRSEGYNTYVMFCAIVANLINIGLDALFIIVYKMGVLGGVVATVIGWVFNTFAYIIYIVIKDHKQKTWLSIKSLFMFKFNKKLLGPIFLLGLGGFLRTFGIGFSFLVMNLLIANSSFAMPEYFQFYWAKGQPIVTLFLITIFGISDGARSLFSYNYTLRKFDRCKEVYLWTMIIALLYSIIVYVFVSLTANNIWVWILNVDSDKIQGTATFIRVISLRIIAVSLVVNSLLAFQGANDVDKTIFSSAFENFISFIIVIPISYVIAYFVYKSTNNKEIANWIIVGAFVFNCLLASLVLMIFSYWFVFKKLEKIDQAKLSWSRKIEHKFFQRAQQDELLEVQTKN, encoded by the coding sequence ATGAGTGCTATAGTTAGTGAAAAACAGCAAAGAGCAAGAAAATTGTTTGGCCAAACACCTATTTCAAAAGCTATATGAATAGTTGCTATTCCTAGTTTATTAGCTTCACTAATGGTTGGGTTATATTCTTTTATAGATCAAATTTTTATATTGCAATTTGTACCTAAATATAGTAATGTTTTTGGTAATACTAGTAGTGAAATAGTCAAATATTTAGATCTTAGTCTTCATAATTTAACAACTAGTGATATATTTAAAAGCTATAATGAAATGCTTGAAGCTTATAATCAACAAGCAAGTATATTAAATGCTTCAAAACTAACTGTGATCAATTCAAACACCATTGTTTCAATTTCAACTGCTTCATTTGCTCCATTAACTATTTTTTCAAATGCGATTGTTTATTTAGTACCTGTTGGATCTTCAATTTACTATACAAAATGTATTGGTAAAAAATTAGAAAAAACAGGAAAAAACTTATGAGCAACAATGTTTTGAGTATGTATAATGCTTTCAATTTTTTCTTCATTTTTATCTTTTATAGCAATATGATCTGGATTAATAGATAAAATTGCAGGAATTACTCAAATTGATATAAACATTGCAAATAGTGCAAATGTTGATGCTTTAAGATTACAAGATTTTTATAATGCAGCTCATAAATTAAGTGTTCAATGAGCAAAACAATATGTTTATATTTATGCTAGTGCAACTATTTTAAATTCATTAACACTTTATTTATCATATTTTATTCGTTCTGAAGGTTATAACACATATGTAATGTTTTGTGCTATTGTAGCTAATCTTATAAATATTGGTTTAGATGCTTTATTTATTATAGTTTATAAAATGGGTGTACTTGGTGGAGTTGTTGCAACAGTTATTGGTTGAGTATTTAATACATTTGCATACATTATTTATATAGTTATTAAAGATCATAAACAAAAAACCTGACTTTCTATTAAAAGTTTATTTATGTTCAAATTTAATAAAAAATTACTAGGTCCAATCTTTTTACTTGGTTTAGGTGGTTTTTTAAGAACATTTGGTATAGGTTTTTCATTTCTTGTTATGAATCTACTTATTGCAAATTCTAGTTTTGCAATGCCTGAATATTTTCAATTCTACTGAGCAAAAGGTCAACCAATTGTAACTTTATTTTTAATTACAATTTTTGGAATTAGTGATGGAGCAAGAAGTTTATTTTCATATAATTACACACTAAGAAAATTTGATAGATGTAAAGAAGTTTATTTATGAACAATGATTATTGCTTTATTATATTCAATAATTGTTTATGTATTTGTTAGTCTTACAGCAAATAATATATGAGTATGAATTTTAAATGTTGATAGTGATAAAATACAAGGTACAGCAACATTTATTAGAGTTATTTCATTAAGAATTATAGCTGTGTCATTAGTTGTTAATTCCCTTCTTGCTTTTCAAGGAGCAAATGATGTTGACAAAACTATATTTTCATCAGCTTTTGAAAACTTTATTTCATTTATAATTGTGATTCCAATTTCTTATGTAATTGCTTATTTTGTTTATAAATCAACTAATAATAAAGAAATTGCTAATTGAATAATAGTTGGAGCTTTTGTATTTAATTGTTTATTAGCTTCACTAGTTTTAATGATATTTTCATATTGATTTGTTTTTAAAAAATTAGAAAAAATTGATCAAGCAAAATTAAGTTGAAGTAGAAAAATTGAACACAAGTTTTTTCAAAGAGCCCAACAAGATGAATTATTAGAAGTACAAACGAAAAATTAA
- a CDS encoding DUF4011 domain-containing protein, which produces MDQDKNKILIKNINNWKSKLLDLGMKNKSLNFNIKTTKTISSKIKIVYPNLLDFLKSLDTSSKESYEISNYKMLNLYSTDALKNQTLFSSNLEDITKNNSFYKTKIYTQFGYYETKDILDLTLKKIYKISKTWKDEYSIDVLYLAFGFLKWYEANDSNETRYAPLLLLPVELKKSLNTWSIQIKKAENFIQNEALVKKLKNDFDIDAELNLNKDDLINTYKSYSEQILNQVIDKRWEIIDDVYLANFDFSRINIYKDIEANINNIVASDFFKAIVDQTNNLDNDISVVNENNLDTKLNILEQYKILDADSSQEIAIQNAILGKSFVLQGPPGTGKSQTITNIITELISRGKKILFVAEKNAALQVVYNNLKKIGLQKYAIPIHDSKINKSEILNELVSDANNSQFFDLDDQKLESFVSNYQQIKDIFNNYKDVLLKKRSVEFDNVYGYINKYYSYKNYLDLNFEINNILQITNQNFEHNLELINRFYEAFKVIGFNYKNSLWYGFNKTNVDFLTKNQIFENLYLFNKQITNIKDYINQHNVLANTNTINLEFILKITYLKQIINLYQNTKTLYKNQILDINDFKNQLEITSQLVELHYIKSLLIDTLNNSWKNLDFINKDDIQQTINYVKTTINKPLKTLSLKWNKYYKLLKNNLKDHLDIKQIDIVKELELFLDLFNTYKQEQDLSQKLMFNIDIKDINQLLENKQTLENIINLYSNQTISNTILNILADHNKKEQLANNINNFYNSYLDFLTLLNKDKTTYLKYSYLEFKNLIDNLLNNKHQLDQYISFIFYKQELEKDLSDFINKIIENKITTNYKEIFLKRFYKLLIQNIIDTELQNKDAIFMNSNLELFRTKDKEISNIAKDRIIMVLDKRIKESLIFQNTNPQYNILKREASKKRLRMSFKTIFENALEFILNIKPCLMLSPLTVSYLFKDIDYKFDTVIFDEASQIKPETAISSLFRAKQVIIVGDKEQMPPTNFFTALESDELIEQTNYDEDISSGYESLLSLAEGNLNSIRLKWHYRSKFEDLIYTSNKFIYNDLITFPNSKLPKDYEGLKFIYSQYIDQNDDYHTILKALETLKQLILTYQNKYSVGIVVFNTEVEQKANEYLDKFLEQNPDLLPFFSEDVKEPFFIKNIETVQGDERDFIIFIINGKINKAGRVSVMFGEINKQNGYKRLNVAISRAKRGMIVVSNFKHNEVDWYKSDQDGIKMLEKFIKNAELGVNNLENLTTFDEQSKHSFDQEVYEQLTKKGWKVKKQVGSSGFKIDLAIVDPRDENKFLLAIECDGSTFNSSKSSRDRDRLRQQVLESRGWAFHRIWSTDWFKNPSLQTNLIEEKLNKILNSNKENKIEIKETKSEIKEDKFIKKTNTQAEIFETYPSIDKLIKQVGYYSLGNESGFFIKRVKELEDATNYIVNQTGPILLNSVYKIVRDLTKQQKVSDTVKLVVSRMINSIGILDENQFLIPYGWEFKFKQSTNNDNKRSISEIHDNEIKHFILTVFKTNNMAISTTDFTKELTLKTYNKSVLQSSINKVQHVLDQMIKDKIIVEESKNVYRLI; this is translated from the coding sequence ATGGATCAAGACAAAAATAAAATATTAATTAAAAACATTAATAATTGAAAAAGTAAACTATTAGATTTAGGAATGAAAAATAAGTCTTTAAACTTTAATATCAAAACTACTAAAACAATCTCATCTAAAATTAAAATAGTCTATCCTAACTTATTAGATTTTTTAAAAAGTCTTGATACTAGTTCTAAAGAAAGTTATGAAATAAGTAACTATAAAATGCTAAACCTTTATAGTACTGATGCACTAAAAAACCAAACTCTTTTTTCTTCTAATCTAGAAGATATAACTAAAAACAATAGCTTTTATAAAACTAAAATATATACTCAATTTGGATATTATGAAACAAAAGATATACTAGATCTAACTTTAAAAAAGATTTATAAAATTAGTAAAACTTGAAAAGATGAATACTCAATTGATGTTTTATATTTAGCTTTTGGTTTTTTGAAATGATATGAAGCAAATGATTCAAACGAAACTAGATATGCTCCATTATTATTACTACCAGTTGAACTAAAAAAATCTTTAAATACTTGATCTATTCAAATTAAAAAAGCAGAAAACTTTATTCAAAATGAAGCTTTAGTTAAAAAGTTAAAAAATGATTTTGATATTGATGCTGAATTAAATTTAAATAAAGATGATTTAATTAATACTTATAAAAGTTATTCTGAACAAATATTAAATCAAGTTATTGATAAAAGATGAGAGATAATTGATGATGTTTATTTAGCTAATTTTGATTTTTCAAGAATTAATATTTATAAAGATATTGAAGCAAATATTAATAATATTGTTGCAAGTGATTTTTTTAAAGCAATTGTTGATCAAACTAATAATTTAGATAATGATATTTCAGTTGTTAATGAAAATAATTTAGATACTAAATTAAATATTTTAGAACAATATAAAATTCTAGATGCAGATTCATCTCAAGAAATTGCTATACAAAATGCAATTTTAGGAAAAAGCTTTGTTTTACAAGGTCCACCTGGTACTGGTAAATCTCAAACTATTACAAACATTATTACTGAACTAATTTCAAGAGGTAAAAAAATTCTATTTGTTGCTGAAAAAAACGCAGCTTTACAAGTAGTTTATAACAATTTAAAAAAGATTGGATTACAAAAATATGCTATTCCAATTCATGATTCAAAAATTAATAAATCTGAAATTTTAAACGAACTAGTTTCTGATGCAAATAACTCACAGTTTTTTGATTTAGATGATCAAAAACTAGAAAGTTTTGTTTCTAATTATCAACAAATAAAAGATATTTTTAATAACTATAAAGATGTGTTGTTAAAAAAACGTAGTGTTGAGTTTGATAATGTTTATGGTTATATTAATAAATATTATTCATATAAAAATTATTTAGATTTAAACTTTGAAATTAATAATATTTTACAAATTACAAATCAAAACTTTGAACATAACTTAGAACTAATTAATAGATTTTATGAAGCATTTAAAGTAATTGGATTTAATTATAAAAATAGTTTATGATATGGGTTTAATAAAACAAATGTTGACTTTTTAACTAAAAATCAAATCTTTGAAAACTTGTATTTATTTAACAAACAAATTACAAATATTAAAGACTATATTAATCAGCATAATGTTTTAGCAAATACTAATACTATTAATTTAGAATTTATTTTAAAAATTACTTATTTAAAACAAATTATTAATTTATATCAAAACACAAAAACACTTTATAAAAACCAAATATTAGATATTAATGATTTTAAAAATCAATTAGAAATAACTAGCCAATTAGTTGAACTACACTATATTAAAAGTTTATTAATTGATACTTTAAACAACAGTTGAAAAAACTTAGATTTTATTAATAAAGATGACATACAACAAACTATAAATTATGTTAAAACAACTATTAACAAACCTTTAAAAACTTTATCTTTAAAATGAAATAAATACTATAAGTTATTAAAAAATAATTTAAAAGATCATTTAGATATAAAACAAATTGATATTGTTAAAGAACTTGAGTTGTTTTTAGATCTATTTAACACTTATAAACAAGAACAAGATCTAAGTCAAAAGTTAATGTTTAATATAGATATAAAAGATATTAATCAGTTATTAGAAAATAAACAAACATTAGAAAATATTATTAATTTATATTCAAATCAAACTATTAGTAATACGATTTTAAACATTTTAGCTGATCATAATAAAAAAGAACAATTAGCTAATAATATTAATAATTTTTATAATTCATATTTAGACTTTTTAACTTTATTAAATAAAGATAAAACTACTTATTTAAAATATAGTTATTTAGAATTTAAAAATTTAATAGATAATCTTTTAAATAATAAACACCAATTAGATCAATACATTAGTTTTATTTTTTACAAACAAGAACTAGAAAAAGATCTAAGTGATTTTATTAATAAAATTATTGAAAATAAAATTACTACTAACTATAAAGAAATCTTTTTAAAACGTTTTTATAAACTATTAATTCAAAATATTATTGATACTGAATTGCAAAATAAAGATGCTATTTTTATGAATAGTAATTTAGAGTTATTTAGAACTAAAGACAAAGAAATTAGTAATATTGCAAAAGACCGCATCATTATGGTTTTAGATAAAAGAATTAAAGAATCTTTAATTTTTCAAAACACAAACCCTCAATATAATATTTTAAAAAGAGAAGCTTCTAAAAAAAGATTAAGAATGTCATTTAAAACTATTTTTGAAAATGCCTTAGAGTTTATTTTAAATATTAAACCTTGTTTAATGTTATCTCCTTTAACTGTTAGTTATTTATTTAAAGATATTGATTATAAGTTTGATACTGTAATATTTGATGAAGCATCACAAATTAAACCAGAAACTGCTATAAGTTCTTTATTTAGAGCAAAACAAGTAATTATAGTTGGAGATAAAGAACAAATGCCACCAACTAATTTCTTTACTGCTTTAGAAAGTGATGAACTTATAGAACAAACTAATTATGATGAAGATATTTCATCAGGATATGAATCTTTATTAAGTTTAGCTGAAGGTAATTTAAATTCTATTAGATTAAAATGACACTATAGATCTAAATTTGAAGATTTAATTTATACGTCAAATAAATTTATTTATAATGATTTAATTACTTTTCCAAATTCAAAACTTCCAAAAGATTATGAAGGATTAAAATTCATTTATTCTCAATATATAGATCAAAATGATGATTATCACACTATTTTAAAAGCACTAGAAACTTTAAAACAACTAATTTTAACTTATCAAAATAAATACTCAGTTGGAATTGTTGTATTTAATACTGAAGTAGAACAAAAAGCAAATGAGTATTTAGATAAATTCTTAGAACAAAATCCTGATTTATTACCATTTTTTAGTGAAGATGTAAAAGAACCGTTTTTTATTAAAAACATAGAAACTGTTCAAGGTGATGAACGTGACTTTATTATTTTTATAATTAATGGAAAGATTAATAAAGCTGGTAGAGTTAGTGTTATGTTTGGTGAAATTAATAAACAAAATGGTTATAAAAGATTAAATGTTGCAATTTCAAGAGCTAAAAGAGGAATGATTGTTGTATCTAACTTTAAACATAATGAAGTTGATTGATATAAAAGTGATCAAGATGGAATTAAAATGTTAGAAAAATTTATTAAAAACGCTGAGCTTGGTGTTAATAATTTAGAAAATTTAACTACTTTTGATGAACAATCTAAACATTCTTTTGATCAAGAAGTTTATGAACAATTAACTAAAAAGGGATGAAAAGTTAAAAAGCAAGTTGGATCTTCTGGATTTAAAATTGATTTAGCTATAGTTGATCCTAGAGATGAAAACAAATTCTTATTAGCAATTGAATGTGATGGTTCAACTTTTAATTCATCAAAATCATCAAGAGATAGAGATAGATTACGTCAACAAGTACTAGAATCTCGTGGTTGAGCATTTCATAGAATTTGATCAACTGATTGATTTAAAAACCCAAGTTTACAAACTAATTTAATTGAAGAAAAACTAAATAAAATTTTAAATTCAAATAAAGAAAATAAAATTGAAATTAAAGAAACTAAATCTGAAATTAAAGAAGATAAATTTATTAAAAAAACTAATACACAAGCTGAAATTTTTGAAACATACCCAAGTATTGATAAATTAATTAAACAAGTTGGATATTATAGTTTAGGAAATGAATCTGGATTTTTTATAAAAAGAGTCAAAGAATTAGAAGATGCAACTAATTATATAGTTAATCAAACAGGACCAATTTTACTAAATTCAGTTTATAAAATAGTTAGAGATTTAACAAAACAACAAAAAGTTAGTGATACTGTTAAATTAGTAGTTTCTCGTATGATTAATTCAATTGGTATTTTAGATGAAAATCAATTCTTAATTCCTTATGGATGAGAATTTAAATTTAAACAAAGTACAAATAATGATAATAAAAGATCAATTAGTGAAATACACGATAATGAAATTAAACATTTTATTTTAACTGTATTTAAAACTAATAATATGGCAATTAGTACAACTGATTTTACAAAAGAATTAACTTTAAAAACTTATAATAAATCAGTTTTACAATCAAGTATCAATAAAGTTCAACATGTTTTAGATCAAATGATAAAAGATAAAATTATAGTTGAAGAATCTAAAAATGTTTATCGTTTAATTTAG